Sequence from the Anolis sagrei isolate rAnoSag1 chromosome 8, rAnoSag1.mat, whole genome shotgun sequence genome:
tggttcacctctgcctgcgtACCGGCAGAACCCTGGCATCGTAACAACCTATGAGTAGATTCTGCCCTTCCTTCTAGATAGTAAGCCCTGCTgtaattaaacagtttgacacaagctggatgtttgttttggttcacctctgcctgcgtaccggcagagccctggcatcgtaacAACCTATGAGTAGATTCTGCCCTTCCTTCTAGATAGTAAGCCCTGCTgtaattaaacagtttgacacaagctggatgtttgttttggttcacctctgcctgcgtaccggcagagccctggcatcgtaacAACCTATGAGTAGATTCTGCTCTTCCTTCTAGATAGTAAGCCCTGCTgtaattaaacagtttgacacaagctggatgtttgttttggttcacctctgcctgcgtaccggcagagccctggcatcgtaacAACCTATGAGTAGATTCTGCCCTTCCTTCTAGATAGTAAGCCCTGCTgtaattaaacagtttgacacaagctggatgtttgttttggttcacctctgcctgcgtaccggcagagccctggcatcgtaacAACCTATGAGTAGATTCTGCCCTTCCTTCTAGATAGTAAGCCCTGCTgtaattaaacagtttgacacaagctggatgtttgttttggttcacctctgcctgcgtaccggcagagccctggcatcgtaacAACCTATGAGTAGATTCTGCCCTTCCTTCTAGATAGTAAGCCCTGCTgtaattaaacagtttgacacaagctggatgtttgttttgcttcacctctgcctgcgtaccggcagagccctggcatcgtaacAACCTATGAGTAGATTCTGCCCTTCCTTCTAGATAGTAAGCCCTGCTgtaattaaacagtttgacacaagctggatgtttgttttggttcacctctgcctgcgtaccggcagagccctggcatcgtaacAACCTATGAGTAGATTCTGCCCTTCCTTCTAGATAGTAAGCCCTGCTgtaattaaacagtttgacacaagctggatgtttgttttggttcacctctgcctgcgtaccggcagagccctggcatcgtaacAACCTATGAGTAGATTCTGCCCTTCCTTCTAGATAGTAAGCCCTGCTgtaattaaacagtttgacacaagctggatgtttgttttggttcacctctgcctgcgtaccggcagagccctggcatcgtaacAACCTATGATTAGATTCTGCCCTTCCTTCTAGATAGTAAGCCCTGCTgtaattaaacagtttgacacaagctggatgtttgttttggttcacctctgcctgcgtaccggcagagccctggcatcgtaacAACCTATGAGTAGATTCTACCCTTCCTTCTCCACAGTATGGTGCTGTGCCCCCCGTTCCATTCCTACCTGAAGATGCACATAGTCATAGTCCTCCATCCAGCTGCTCTCGTTGTTCTCGTACGGTCCGTCGGGTGAGTCCTGGGCCAGGAACTTAGGCGGTGACGGCAGCGGCCGGGACTGGATGGTGCTGGCCTTGTCGACCGAATGCTGACCTAATCCTGCATCACCCAGGGAGGCCGGAGGTGTCTTGGTCCGTCGAAAGAGCAGAGAAGCATTGCCGTGGAGGAAGGAGGCCAGCTGCTTGGTGTCGTCCGGCACGCCCCGCGAGAACATCACCAAATGCTCCAGATCGTCCAGAGTCCCGGGCTTTGCGGGTGCCACCAATGCGGATGGAGCCCAGTTGCAGCCGTCGAGAGCTTGGCTGTGTCTCAGCAACGCCTGGTAGACCTCCTCCATCTTCTGGACCTGCTTGCTGAGCTTGGTGTAGAGTGAGCGGTCGGACGCCTGGGCGGCGTTGCTGACCGCCAACCGGGCAAACTCCAGCAGTTCCCGGAGGGCTCCGCGGACGCTCTCGGCTGCTCCCCGGATCTGGGCCGCCTGTGCCTCCATCTGCTCGGGGCCACGCCAGTTGCCACTGACGAAGGACATGAGGTAGGAGACGGAGGCGGCAACCGCGCTCTGGAGCCGGGCCAGCGTCTCCATAGCCGCCTCCTGATCCAAGTGGAGCTCCTTTTCTGTGGCCTCCTTGACCGGCACAGTGTCCAAAGAGGAGCTGGAGAGGTTGCTGCGGTTGCTGCCCGTGCTGGAAGCCGAGAGGCGCTTCCCCTCACCTGACTTGCCTTCCCGGTCTGCCTGAGGCGGCACGTCGTAGATATAGTCGCCGTCGCCGTCCCTACTGCCCACCGGCAACTCCCGCGGCACGTCGTAGACTTCCTGGCAAGAAGGTGCCTTCCGCAACCCCGGAGGGACGTCGTAGATCTCCTGCGACTCGGAAACGGCTACAACTGCTGTGGCTGGCGGCACGTCGTAGACGTCTTCGGGCAAGTAAGGCTCTGCCGGCGGAGGCGGCGGCAACCCCGGCTGGGTGAGGATGAGCGGGTGCCGCGAGGGGTCGAAGGGCTTGGCTTTGCAGAAGACGGGAGGCACGTCGTACGTTTCGTCCCGCGTTGGAGCATCCGGGACGTCCTTAGTGACCGAGGGGGGAATGTCATACACCTGCAGGGAGACATCAAAGTCTGAGCCAGGAGTGAGCTACACATATCTCCCATTGTATCCTACATCAGGGgtgtaatacagggttagtcaaaatgaataggccaataagaaaattaattgtacccgaatgtatgtttactgtaaccaaaccacagctacgtagcgacagataaactatcaaagttttttttgagcaacacacatgtacgttaatgccgctaggcgtcgctaggagtcgctgttttcaaaatggcggaatcaggcaaagagaaggcgttttgtgtgatgacatttgctaaaacaatgtcagtaattacggtccagcgagaatttcgagccaagtatggcaaggaaccacctcatcgacattccattgcgaggtgggtaaagcaatttgaggagacgggctgcttatgcaagggtaaaaccacaggacgaccgcgtgtctccgaagacatatgcatatgtgctgcattcgatgccattacgtcggatgtgctgcaacggatgtggaatgaactggactggggcgcccatatcgaacatctctgaaggtgagacaaaactttgataatttatctgtcgatacgtagctgtagtttggttacaataaacatacattcgtctaaaattaattttcttattggcctattcattttgactaaccctgtattagcAAATGACCTGGGATGTCGAAGGCATGTACAGAAGAGCAACAAAACGACCCTATTAAACAGCAAGACAAAACATCCCTTTTGCATTCGTCTGCTGACTGAGTTCCTGTCAGCCAAATTCTAGAACTGGAGATGCAGCTGTAGAGAGAGTGAGTGGCTACTAGAGCTTCCCCAACTAAGGCCCTATCTACAAACAATGTAATGCAATGCCAGAATGCAGGTTAAcggcattgaactggatgatatgagtctacacagccatgtaatgcaatccaatgaagttaaactgcattatgaaactccATTATTGtataggaagtccccaagttgtggacaagataggttctgtaggtttcttcttaagttgaatttgtatgtaagtctaaacaagtacattttaaagtgtaactccagccatatatacacagagagagagagagagagagagacttacatacacacatacatacgtacgtatacatgtacatacacacacacatacacacatatacatgtacatatacacacatacatatgtatacatgtacatatacacacatacatacacacattcatatatatatatatatgaatgtgtgtatgtatgtgtgtatatgtacatgtatacgtatgtatgtgtgcatgaatgtctctctctgtgtgtatatatatgtgtgtgtatgtatatatgtatatgtatgtatatatatttatatatatgtatttgtgtgtatataagtatgtgtatgtatatatgtgtatacatgtatttgtgtgtatgtgagtgtatatgtatttgtgtatatatagatatatgtatgtaagtatgcaggtatgtgtgtatgtgtatatgtatgtatgtatgcatgcatgtatttgtgtgttgatgtatgtgtgtgtatgtatgtattgtgtatgtatgtgtgtacatatatatgtatgtatttgtgtgtatataggtatgtgtatgtgtatgtatatatgtgtatgcatgtatttgtgtgtatatatatgtaggtatatgtatttgtgtatatataggtatatgtatgtatgtgtatgcatgtatatgtatgtaagtatgcaggtatgtgtatatatgtatgtatttgtgtatgtatgtatatgtagacgcatgtatgtatgtatgtatgtgtgtgtttgtatatatatatgtgtgtgtattggtgtgtatatgtttgtgtatatatatgtgtgtatgtatatatatgtatatatatgtatgcatttgtgtgtatataggtatgtgtatgtgtatgtatatatgtgtatgcatgtatttgtgtgtatgtgagtgtatatgcatgtatttgtgtatatataagtatatgtatgtatgtatacatgcatgtatttgtgtgttgatgtatgtgtatatatgtatgtatttgtgtgtatgtatgtgtgtgtgtgtttgtgtgtatgtgtgtgtgcatagatttggatagcatagggaaaggtttcctttgctgtttgtgcccctgttcaggagatttcacctcacttcctgtccctgtaatcattggattttgaaaaatatggcttgttatggaaacaagcaTAAAGCTTTagtgagacaccttttccccatgataataactcttccacgAATGAATtgcccttctctcacttcctgttctcagccctgtttttaattaggagtagtttgtaagtcggatgtttgtaactcagggacttttGAGTCATTCATTGAGTCAGCCCATCACATTAGGTTCGAAGCTGGCACCAAGATTGTGTGATTATCCAAATTGGCTTTGCAAACTTTCCCCTTGGATCAGGAGGATATTTTTCATTCCTTGGAAGTCTCCATCCCTCCACTGGACAAGGTctaaaaaaatggcaaaacagtCCCACCCTCCAAAGCCCTACCTGTAGGCTTTTCTCCACGCTGGGGGGCACGTCGTAAATCTCCTGGGAGTGACCCAGATTCCTGCTGTTGGGTCCCTTGGCCATCATGGAGGGCGTGTCATACACCtggcaaaaaaggaagaagattgGTTGGTTGGGGTCCAGTTCATACGTCCCAACCAACTGGGAGATCCCCTTTGCCCCCTTCTTCCATCCCTCGAGGCCATTGGCACTGACCTCCTGGCTGGACTGGTTGACCAAGAGTCCCCGCGTCGGAGGGACGTCGTAGATCTCTCGGAGGTGGCGTGGAACGTCGTACTCGTCCGCTTCCGATTTGGGAGAATCGTAGACATAGACTTGTCCCACCCGCGTGGGGACCACCACCTGCACCCAAAGAAGAAAGGAACACGTGAGAAGAACGTCGCTTGGCCAGAGTTGGAAAAACCAGTTGGTCAACCCTACGACTATAGTCTACACACACACGACTAATGCCTGACAGTCTAACTTGAAAGGAACACGTGAGAAGAACGTCGCTTGGCCAGAGTTGGAAAAACCAGTTGGTCAACCCTACGACTGTagtctacacacacacaactaaTGCCTGACAGTCTAACTTGAAAGGAACACGTGAGAAGAACGTCGCTGAGCCAGAGTTGGAAAAACCAGTTGGTCAACCCTACGACTGTagtctacacacacacaactaaTGCCTGACAGTCTAACTTGAAAGGAACACGTGAGAAGAACGTCGCTGGGCCAGAGTTGGAAAAACCAGTTGGTCAACCCTACGACTGTagtctacacacacacaactaaTGCCTGACAGTCTAACTTGAAAGGAACACGTGAGAAGAACGTCGCTGGGCCAGAGTTGGAAAAACCAGTTGGTCAACCCTACGACTGTagtctacacacacacaactaaTGCCTGACAGTCTAACTTGAAAGGAACACCTGAGAAGAACGTCGCTTGGCCAGAGTTGGAAAAACCAGTTGGTCAACCCTACGACTGTagtctacacacacacaactaaTGCCTGACAGTCTAACTTGAAAGGAACACCTGAGAAGAACGTCGCTGGGCCAGAGTTGGAAAAACCAGTTGGTCAACCCTACGACTGTagtctacacacacacaactaaTGCCTGACAGTCTAACTTGAAAGGAACACGTGAGAAGAACGTCGCTGGGCCAGAGTTGGAAAAACCAGTTGGTCAACCCTACGACTGTagtctacacacacacaactaaTGCCTGACAGTCTAACTTGAAAGGAACACGTGAGAAGAACGTCGCTTGGCCAGAGTTGGAAAAACCAGTTGGTCAACCCTACGACTGTagtctacacacacacaactaaTGCCTGACAGTCTAACTTGAAAGGAACACGTGAGAAGAACGTCGCTTGGCCAGAGTTGGAAAAACCAGTTGGTCAACCCTACGACTGTagtctacacacacacaactaaTGCCTGACAGTCTAACTTGAAAGGAACACGTGAGAAGAACGTCGCTGGGCCAGAGTTGGAAAAACCAGTTGGTCAACCCTACGACTACagtctacacacacacaactaaTGCCTGACAATCTAACTTTATTTCTCACCATGTTGTTTTCCATTCActggaacatatttatttattttatttatttatttactttatttgtataccgctgttctcagcccgtaggcgactcacagcggttaacaactaGAACAAGAACAGCCAACATTCAATGCGggaaaatgcggtataaaaacaattaacaacacattatacaattaatAACAACTAACCTCAAAAACcatcactagcgtctcatcactaaaaacatgatccagattcgtcatccattgttccattcctatgatcattacacttattgcactaaCTAtgcgaatgcctgttcaaacagccaggtcttcacttttttgcggaataccattaatgatggagctagtctaatatccatgggaagggcgttccacagccgaggagccaccaccgagaaggccctatctctcgtccccgccagccgagcttgagaagcagtcgggatcgagagcagggcctccccagaagatctcaaagtcctggtgggttcatagacagagatacgttcggataggtagcttgggccagaaccgtttagggctttataggccaacgccagcactttgaattcagcccggtagcagatcgatagccaatggagctggcgcaacaggggggttgtgtgctccctgtgctccgctcctgttagaatcatggctgctgaatgttggactagttggagcttccgagccgtcttcaaaggcaaccccacgtagagagcgttgcagtagtctaaacgggatgtaaccagagcgtggactaccgtggccaagtcagacttcccaaggtacgggcgcagctggcgcacaagctttaattgtgcaaaagctcccctggtcaccgccgaaacctggggttccaggctcagcgatgagtccaggggtcacactcaagctgcgaacctgcgtcttcaaggggagtgcgaccccgtccaacacaggctgtgaccctatgccctgttcggccttgcgactgaccaggaggacctctgtcttgcctggattcaatttcaatttgttcgccctcatccagaccgtcacagcgaccaagcaccggttcaggacctggacagcctccttagtagcaggtggaaaagagtgacagagttggacatcatctgcgtacagatgacaccgtaccccgaaactccggatgatctccagcggcttcatgtagatattaaacagcatgggagacagaattgaaccctgtggaaccccacaagacaaaggttgtggggttgaacaggagtctcccagtaacaccttctgagactgaccctcgaggaatgagcggagccactgcagaacagtacctccaagacccatccccgcgaggcgccccagaaggataccgtggtcgacggtatcgaaggccgctgagaggtccagcagcaccaacagggacacactccccctgtcgagctcccgacgcagatcatccactaaggcgaccaaggctgtctcggttccatgccccggcctgaagccagactgtgccggatccagataatccgtgtctaccaagaatgcctggagttgtgaggccaccacacgttccatgactttgcccaaaaaggggagattggaaacaggccgatagttgacgaattgagtggggtccagtgatggtttcttcaacagcggttttatcacagcttgctttaagctggctggaattttgccctcccgaagggaggcattaaccaccaccttcacccactcggccaatccccctctggcctccttcagaagccaggatgggcaggggtctaggatgcatgtggtagctctcattcttccaagcaccttgtccacatcctcggattgaaccaattgaaacaacaattatacagtaaaatgataaatgtataataatagagtaaaatggtaaatgtaataataataataaatagaattaaataataaatgcaatgaaaataataataataataataataataataataataataaaagagtaaaataataaataaccttgactcgagtataagccgagggggactttttcagcctaaaaaagggcttatactcgagtatatacagtatatggccaatgggattttggcctgtatcaataggagcatagtgtctagatctaaggaagtaatgctacccctctattctgctttggttagaccacatctggaatattgtgtccaattctgggcaccacaattcaagagagatattgacaagttggaatgtgtccagaggagagcgactaaaatgataaaaggtctggagaacaagccctacgaggagcggcttaacgagctgggcatgtttagcctgaagaagagaaggctgagaggggatatgatagccatgtataaatatgtgaggggaagccacagggaggaggagggagcaagcttgttttctgcttccctggagactaggacgcagaacaatggcttcaaactacaagagaggagattccatctgaacattaggaagaacttcctgactgtgagagccgttcagcagtggaactctctgccccggagtgtggtggaggctccttctttggaagcttttaagcagaggctggatggccatttgtcaggggtgatttgaatgcaatattcctgcttcttggcagaatggggttggactggatggcccatgaggtctcttccaactctttgattctatgattctatgattctatgaatgcaaacagaacttctgaagatgcccttagccacaaatgcaggcaaaatgtcaggagagaatgctgctggaacatggccgcacagcctgaaaaactcacagcaaccacagagattccagccatgaaagccttcaacaatatgggagttctagtccagcatctggaagagGGCCACATGAAGTGACAACGGGGGCCGAGTCCGGACCGCGGGCCGTGAGTGTGGCAAACATGCCCGAAATGCGGCCCGTCTTCCAGCAGAGGGCAGTGCTGTCCGCGATTGAGGGAAAGGCCACTGGGGCACCTTGCAGGAGGCGCATCTCTGGGGAAGGCAGAGGGAATGGTGACATCATGCGCTATTTCTGGATCTGAGCACAAGGAGAGGGGCTTGGAAACAAACGGAGGAGGCGCACAAAGGGAGCGCATTCCCTCacggaggaaagaggaggaggaagaattcaCCCCGGCTGTGGCGAATTTGCAGAGTGAAGCCATAGGCATGCATCTCGTCACATCTTGGGAAAGCAGAGGCTGCAAAGGGATGATGCTCCATGCGCCCAGAACACAACTATTGCAAAGCATCTCGAAAACGAAGGAACATATTATAGTGGGTTAAAAGTTTCAGAAACTAGACTGGTTTcaagattatattatatattatgctattataatatattataataattatattattttatattaattatattattttataataattatattattttataataattatattattttataatataatgtattattataactttatattgttataatatattataattactttattattgtattattacagattattattttatttattatagtgTTATAATGTATTGTTATACTATTATTaggaaataatattattattataataaaattataatattattatattacgttattattattttataatagctTTGTTGGAAGATAAAAGAAAATCCTATGACTATGGGATGAATATCCACATCTAGGTGGGAAagagaccattattattattattattattattattactattattgttattaatgcaAACTACACCTTCTATTACATTGAACTGTGGCaatcaaactacacctcccattgcAAACTATACCTCCCATTGCAAACTATACCTCCCATTGCATCGAACGATGGCaatcaaactacacctcccattgcaaactacatctcccattgcCTCAAACTGTGGCAATCAAACTACACTTTCCATTGCATTGAATGGTGGCAATCAAACTACACTTCACATCGCAAACCACACCTCAcgttgcactgagccatggcaatcaaactacacctcccattgcaaactacatctcccacggCATCAAACTGTGGCAATCAAACTACATCTCTCATTGCAAACTACACCCCCATTGCAAACTATACCTGCCATTGCATTGAACGGTGGCAATCAAACTACACCTCCTCTTGCAAACTACACCTCCAATTACATCAAACAATAGCaatcaaactacacctcccattgcatcaaactgcattgcaTTGAAATGTGGCaatcaaactacacctcccattgcaaactacacctcccattgcaaactacacctcccattacATCGAACCATAGCaatcaaactacacctcccattgcaaactacacctcccattacATTGAACCATAGCAATCAAACTACACACCCATTGCAGACTACACCTCCCATTACATCGAACCTTAGCaatcaaactacacctcccattgcaaactacacctcccattacATCGAACTGTAGCAATCAAACTACACCACCCATTACATCGAACCATAGCAATCAAACTACACCTCTCATTGCAAACTATACTTCCCATTGCATTGAACCGTAGCaatcaaactacacctcccattgcAAACTTCACATCCCATTGCATCAAACTGTATCaatcaaactacacctcccattgcaaactatatttcccattgCATTGAACCGTAGCaatcaaactacacctcccattgcATTGAACTGTAGCAATCAAACTACATCTCTCATTGCAAACTATACTTCCCATTGCATTGAACTGTGGCAactaaactacacctcccattgcAAACTACACCCCCCCCCATTGCATCGAATTGTGACaatcaaactacacctcccattgcAAACTATACTTCCCATTGCATTGAACTGTAGCaatcaaactacacctcccattgcAAACTATACTTCCCATTGCATTGAACTGTGGCaatcaaactacacctcccattgcAAACTATACTTCCCATTGCATTGAACTGTGGCAATCAAACTACACGTCCCCTTGCAAACTATACTTCCCATTGCATTGAACTGTAGCAATCAAACTACACCTCTCATTGCAAACTATACTtcccattgcattgaaccatagcaatcAAACTACATGTCCCCTTGCAAACTATACTTCCCATTGCATTGAACCGTGCCAATCAAACTACATATCTCAttgcaaactacatctcccaatgcATCGaaccatggcaatcaaagtggtgccaaactgcatcaattctaggGCGTAAATGCGCTCCGAATGATATGCCAAGGGCCCCACGGATAACCTCTGCCCTACACTCAAAGGCAGGAAAAGCAAA
This genomic interval carries:
- the BCAR1 gene encoding breast cancer anti-estrogen resistance protein 1: MNYLNVLAKALYDNVAESPDELSFRKGDIMTVLERNTQGLDGWWLCSLHGRQGIVPGNRLKILVGMYDKKQLPGSAHQPAVVPPQPANPAAFPHQGGFTALLPASQYTPMHPSFAPQEDNVYLVPALTKAQAATLASPFQSPPGKQASPYPKQSPPQGQEVYQVPAAPQDVYQVPPTPAGIGQEIYQVPPSLDGRSWETPKAPGKVVVPTRVGQVYVYDSPKSEADEYDVPRHLREIYDVPPTRGLLVNQSSQEVYDTPSMMAKGPNSRNLGHSQEIYDVPPSVEKSLQVYDIPPSVTKDVPDAPTRDETYDVPPVFCKAKPFDPSRHPLILTQPGLPPPPPAEPYLPEDVYDVPPATAVVAVSESQEIYDVPPGLRKAPSCQEVYDVPRELPVGSRDGDGDYIYDVPPQADREGKSGEGKRLSASSTGSNRSNLSSSSLDTVPVKEATEKELHLDQEAAMETLARLQSAVAASVSYLMSFVSGNWRGPEQMEAQAAQIRGAAESVRGALRELLEFARLAVSNAAQASDRSLYTKLSKQVQKMEEVYQALLRHSQALDGCNWAPSALVAPAKPGTLDDLEHLVMFSRGVPDDTKQLASFLHGNASLLFRRTKTPPASLGDAGLGQHSVDKASTIQSRPLPSPPKFLAQDSPDGPYENNESSWMEDYDYVHLQGKEEFEKTQKELLERGNIIRQGKGQLEQQQLKQFERLEQEVTRPIDNDLSSWTPPQHYAHVRSAGGGSIGGAALCPSDRPLLLFYLEQCEANLTTLTNAVDAFFTAVGANQPPKIFVAHSKFVILSAHKLVFIGDTLARQAKTPEVRHKVTHYSNLLCDMLKEIVATTKVAALQYPSPAAAKDMVERVHDLANSTQQFRMMLGQLVAM